A stretch of the Argentina anserina chromosome 6, drPotAnse1.1, whole genome shotgun sequence genome encodes the following:
- the LOC126796928 gene encoding uncharacterized protein LOC126796928: MGVHHEAMEKWHSLRNLATQIERVFVKQTAKEVEHNNFRLNATIESVRLLANQGQAFRGHDESESSRNAGNFQQVRKSYARMTNDDDKAILESGRGNAKYTCPIIQKQLLNILGNRVRQMIREEVGNAKFCILVDEAVDVSGKEQISIVLRFVDRCGLIRERFFKIVSEPETTSLTLKLAIVKFLGMFNLQVENIRGQGYDGANNMSGIWNGLQALFLEDCLYAYYIHCFAHSLQLALNGASKGVLNTYRFFSTLVMIVNFIDASAKRKSELKFAREKEIQDLVALGTLEIGKGFNQTSTLQRASSTR; the protein is encoded by the exons ATGGGTGTGCATCATGAAGCCATGGAGAAGTGGCACTCATTGAGGAATTTAGCTACACAAATTGAGAGAGTTTTCGTGAAACAAACAGCAAAAGAGGTGGAGCATAATAACTTTAGGTTGAATGCTACAATTGAGAGTGTAAGACTATTAGCCAACCAAGGACAAGCTTTTAGAGGCCATGACGAATCCGAAAGCTCTCGTAATGCCGGAAATTTTCAGCAAGTTAGGAAGTCTTATGCAAGAATGACTAATGATGATGATAAAGCTATATTGGAGAGTGGCCGTGGAAATGCCAAGTACACTTGTCCAATTATTCAAAAACAGCTTTTGAATATTCTTGGTAATAGAGTGAGGCAAATGATTCGCGAAGAAGTTGGTAATGCAAAATTTTGCATTCTTGTTGATGAAGCAGTTGATGTAAGTGGTAAAGAGCAAATATCCATTGTTTTGAGGTTTGTTGATCGTTGTGGTTTAATACGAGAACGGTTCTTTAAGATAGTGAGTGAACCTGAGACAACCTCATTGACTCTTAAATTGGCTATTGTTAAATTTCTTGGTATGTTTAATTTGCAAGTGGAAAATATCCGTGGTCAAGGATATGATGGAGCCAACAATATGAGTGGTATTTGGAATGGCTTACAAGCGTTATTTCTTGAAGATTGTCTGTATGCCTACTATATTCATTGTTTTGCTCACAGTTTGCAGCTAGCACTAAATGGGGCATCTAAGGGTGTTCTTAATACTTACCGTTTCTTTTCCACTCTAGTTATGATTGTGAATTTTATTGATGCCTCTGCAAAACGTAAGAGTGAATTAAAATTTGCACGAGAAAAGGAAATTCAAGATTTAGTTGCTCTTGGTACCCTTGAAATAG gGAAGGGTTTTAACCAAACAAGTACCTTGCAACGGGCATCTAGTACTCGTTAG
- the LOC126800007 gene encoding probable L-type lectin-domain containing receptor kinase S.5, whose product MMQFSSFQTLIFLLALLCGALTQASCLSFSYPEFKNENETDFLWSEKDFRIINDAIQVTIDVSGGPISNQSGRVLYKKKFRLWGDGGRKKASFNSTFNINISNRTDPGAEGLAFILTANETLPENSNGQWLGIVNASSNGSIQARIVAVEFDTSKSYEQDLDDNHVGVDVNSIYSLKQESLTRYGIRLSSGTNYTVTVQYDSQNLTIFISHPTDTGDQMNDQVLSLPLNLTEYLPEKVYVGFSASTGNNTQLNCITSWNFTSSRIEENPNLLWVWIATPAAVVFAFLAGVASYIYWRRHHGKELLEDAYPWLEDEIQSTAMAPKKFELKELQRATSRFNPKNKLGKGGFGTVYKGCLGNKEIAVKRISKNSRQGMQEFIAEVTTIGSLRHKNLVKLIGWCYERQELLIVYELMPNGSLDRFLFGENMLGKEMEEPPLSWERRHNIINGVAQALDYLHNGCEKRVLHRDIKASNIMLDADFTARLGDFGLARTLQQSEVTHHSTKEIAGTPGYMAPETFLTARATVETDVYAFGVLVLEVACGRRPAGNQVEQSNYNNSIVYWLWDLYSRGRVLDAVDSRLDGDTDEDDMVSVLTLGLACCHPDPHQRPSMRTVLKVLTREADPPVLPIERPAFVWPSMPPSFKEDTECDLAGGRLTPFTEIIGR is encoded by the coding sequence ATGATGCagttttcttcatttcaaaCCTTAATATTCTTACTAGCTCTTTTGTGTGGTGCTCTTACTCAAGCAAGTTGCTTGAGTTTCAGCTATCCAGAATTTAAAAACGAAAATGAAACAGATTTTCTTTGGTCAGAAAAAGATTTCAGGATTATTAATGATGCGATCCAAGTCACAATTGATGTTTCTGGCGGTCCAATCAGCAACCAATCTGGAAGGGTTTTATATAAGAAGAAATTCAGGCTGTGGGGAGATGGTGGTCGGAAGAAAGCTTCATTTAACTCTACGTTCAACATCAACATCAGCAACAGAACAGATCCAGGAGCTGAAGGTCTGGCCTTCATCTTAACTGCCAACGAGACTCTTCCTGAGAATAGCAATGGACAATGGCTTGGAATTGTAAATGCAAGTTCCAACGGATCTATCCAAGCCAGAATTGTGGCGGTAGAATTTGACACAAGTAAAAGCTACGAGCAAGATCTTGATGACAACCATGTAGGTGTGGATGTAAATAGCATTTACTCTCTCAAACAAGAGAGTTTGACAAGATACGGGATCAGACTTTCAAGCGGTACAAACTACACAGTGACGGTTCAGTATGACAGCCAGAATCTCACCATCTTTATTTCCCACCCCACGGACACTGGGGATCAAATGAATGATCAAGTGCTGTCGCTTCCTCTTAATCTCACAGAGTATCTTCCGGAGAAGGTTTATGTGGGATTCTCAGCTTCCACGGGCAACAACACCCAGCTAAATTGCATAACGTCATGGAACTTCACCTCTTCACGTATAGAGGAAAATCCAAACCTACTGTGGGTTTGGATTGCAACTCCAGCAGCCGTTGTATTCGCCTTCCTAGCAGGGGTTGCTTCTTACATCTACTGGAGAAGACATCATGGAAAGGAATTACTGGAAGATGCATATCCCTGGTTAGAAGATGAGATTCAAAGCACTGCCATGGCTCCAAAAAAGTTCGAACTGAAAGAGCTTCAAAGAGCTACAAGCAGGTTCAATCCCAAGAACAAGCTTGGAAAAGGTGGCTTTGGAACAGTGTATAAGGGATGCTTAGGAAATAAGGAAATAGCAGTCAAGAGAATCTCAAAGAACTCACGTCAAGGAATGCAAGAATTCATAGCAGAAGTCACCACAATAGGCAGCCTTCGTCACAAAAATTTGGTTAAATTGATTGGATGGTGCTATGAACGCCAGGAGCTTCTTATTGTATACGAGTTGATGCCAAATGGAAGCCTCGACAGATTCCTATTTGGTGAAAACATGTTAGGCAAAGAGATGGAGGAACCACCACTGAGCTGGGAGAGAAGGCACAACATCATAAACGGGGTAGCTCAGGCACTAGATTATCTTCATAACGGATGCGAAAAGAGAGTACTTCACCGAGACATAAAAGCCAGCAATATCATGTTAGACGCAGATTTCACTGCACGGCTGGGAGACTTTGGATTGGCCCGTACGCTTCAGCAAAGTGAAGTAACTCACCACTCCACCAAAGAGATCGCAGGAACACCAGGTTATATGGCCCCGGAAACATTTCTTACAGCAAGGGCTACAGTTGAAACAGATGTCTATGCATTTGGCGTTCTTGTGCTGGAAGTTGCCTGTGGAAGAAGGCCAGCTGGGAATCAAGTTGAGCAGAGTAACTACAATAATAGCATTGTGTATTGGCTATGGGATCTTTACAGCAGGGGAAGAGTCCTCGATGCGGTGGACTCAAGATTGGATGGAGACACAGatgaggatgatatggtgtctGTGCTGACTTTAGGGTTAGCTTGTTGCCATCCCGACCCACATCAGAGGCCTTCCATGAGAACTGTTCTTAAGGTTCTTACCAGGGAGGCAGATCCACCAGTGTTGCCAATCGAACGACCGGCTTTTGTATGGCCATCCATGcctccatcattcaaggaggATACAGAATGTGATTTAGCTGGAGGTCGACTTACTCCATTCACAGAAATCATAGGAAGATGA
- the LOC126796926 gene encoding uncharacterized protein LOC126796926 → MERVEEKLNFHHFSHEHSLEQTNSSPFNQNKTCAGCKLLILPGKDYYSCKKCSFFLHQVCYNMSPKTRHPAHPNHYMNLHPSPSSKGAINCKACGKHVAGFYYDCAECGLYYHSLCSILPFSIATSSHPHALKLSFLPPYDLCCDICSEPGYDGWLYRCHICEFDAHLSCSISDQKLLDSSQSYNIEGKELLQLVRHGFVRSESHQITEANMPDTIVLNPRPQAFHQDSSSQASSDTILTPSHQFSDAYFSIDLANSYSNSPYTQNNEGNKENGHQGSKGSAELVQVTFESIKSTITTDKVLSNKVGPENTQNRMDEAFLTRSDTLTRKELGPEKKRISNEQVRMRSNIRYRSTISDTQQDSNGSFFQMLCGCCNPGYERSI, encoded by the exons ATGGAAAGAGTGGAGGAAAAGCTCAACTTTCACCACTTCAGCCATGAACATTCACTAGAACAAACCAATTCATCACCtttcaaccaaaacaaaacatgtGCAGGCTGCAAGCTGTTGATACTCCCCGGTAAGGATTACTACAGCTGCAAAAAATGCTCATTTTTCCTACACCAAGTATGCTACAACATGTCCCCAAAAACTCGCCACCCAGCACATCCAAATCACTATATGAATCTCCATCCGTCACCTTCAAGCAAAGGAGCTATAAATTGTAAGGCCTGTGGAAAGCATGTTGCCGGATTTTACTATGATTGCGCCGAATGTGGCCTTTACTACCACAGCCTGTGCTCCATCCTCCCTTTCTCCATTGCAACTTCCTCACACCCTCACGCGTTGAAATTGTCATTTCTACCCCCGTATGATTTGTGCTGCGATATCTGCAGCGAGCCTGGTTATGATGGTTGGCTCTATAGGTGTCACATATGTGAGTTTGATGCTCATCTTTCTTGTAGTATTTCTGATCAAAAACTTCTTGACAGTTCTCAAAGTTACAATATTGAAGGCAAGGAGCTACTGCAGTTGGTAAGGCATGGATTTGTAAGAAGTGAATCACATCAGATTACAGAAGCAAACATGCCGGATACCATCGTTCTGAACCCAAGACCACAAGCTTTTCATCAAGATTCGTCATCTCAAGCCTCCAGCGACACGATTCTAACTCCAAGTCACCAATTCAGTGATGCATATTTTTCCATAGATTTGGCCAACTCCTATTCTAATTCACCCTACACTCAGAACAATGAAGGGAACAAAGAAAATGGTCATCAGGGTTCAAAGGGTAGTGCTGAATTAGTCCAAGTTACATTTGAGTCCATCAAAAGTACTATAACAACCGACAAGGTCTTGAGCAATAAAGTAGGACCAGAAAATACTCAAAATAGAATGGATGAAGCATTCTTGACTCGAAGTGACACTCTTACCAGGAAGGAATTAGGCccagagaagaaaagaatatCAAATGAACAAGTACGGATGAGGTCAAACATCAGATATCGGAGTACCATATCGGATACT CAACAAGACTCGAACGGTTCATTTTTCCAGATGCTCTGTGGATGCTGCAATCCTGGATACGAAAGAAGCATCTGA
- the LOC126796927 gene encoding uncharacterized protein LOC126796927, protein METAKVLVRGETSGVLKEMRAFEFVFCLILMYRVMKVTEHLCQTLQRKAIDIRAALNFVGHTKSLVQDMRDDGWNDFLVALTSFCEKHNIDMPDMTARYLDGTGRPCQQQNFFTNEHHCCIEVLLLGKSFYPQDFLQDDLLSLEVECAYYMKDIVENATFHNLDSIFDLCRQLVQTRKSEFFPMIYRLICLVLTLPVSTATTERAFSSMNIIKNKLRNKIEEEFLDDCIVLHIEKEFAGAVDNEVVIKDFEDLVPRRVKFS, encoded by the exons ATGGAGACCGCAAAAGTACTTGTTCGGGGAGAAACTAGTGGTGTTCTTAAAGAAATGAGAGCCTTCGAGTTTGTGTTTTGTCTGATTTTGATGTATAGAGTCATGAAAGTCACTGAACATCTTTGCCAAACACTACAGCGAAAAGCTATTGACATCCGAGCTGCATTGAATTTTGTGGGACATACAAAATCGCTTGTTCAAGATATGAGAGATGATGGTTGGAATGATTTTTTGGTGGCCCTTACTTCATTCTGTGAGAAACATAACATCGATATGCCTGATATGACTGCTCGTTACTTGGATGGCACGGGTCGTCCATGTCAACAACaaaattttttcaccaatgAGCACCATTGTTGCATAGAG GTACTTCTTCTTGGTAAAAGCTTTTATCCTCAAGATTTTTTGCAAGATGACTTACTTTCTCTAGAAGTAGAGTGTGCATATTATATGAAGGATATAGTTGAGAATGCAACATTTCATAACTTAGATTCTATATTTGATTTATGTCGGCAACTTGTCCAAACAAGGAAGTCAGAGTTTTTTCCGATGATATATAGACTGATTTGTTTAGTGCTGACCCTTCCTGTTTCTACTGCTACCACCGAGAGAGCTTTTTCATCCATGAACataataaaaaacaaactcaGAAACAAGATAGAAGAAGAATTTCTTGATGATTGCATTGTACTCCACATTGAGAAGGAATTTGCTGGAGCAGTTGATAATGAGGTGGTGATCAAAGATTTTGAAGATTTAGTTCCACGTAGAGTAAAATTTAGTTAG